Proteins encoded in a region of the Oscillospiraceae bacterium MB24-C1 genome:
- a CDS encoding TRAP transporter large permease: MIAVMFIVFALMVAIGVPIAFSMGTGAMVFMQGQGISVAVAAQKFFSNTQSFSFLAVPFFILAGNLMVESGIAKKLINFASVLVRQMPGGLGCVSVVTSMIMAGMSGSSVADASSVGAILIPEMNDRGYPKSFSAAINATSSVVGIIIPPSSTMIVISYITGLSVAKMFLAGAIPGILIGLGYLATTVWMAKRNNYPREEAAKWPEIWAASRDAAWAILFPVFMLGSIVLGIATPTESASICVVYALFLGLFVYRSLNLKKIFRALEASAIGTTVVMMVVCTATIMQWILVSNNIPTMIAKTLISLNLPNSLLMLVMVLILFFAGMVMDNVPNLYIFLPIFMPIATAIGVDPIQMSIVCLCALALGLFTPPVGTTLFISCNIAEISIEECTKDLVPFFITGAVVILLVAYYPPLTMWLANMM, from the coding sequence ATGATTGCTGTAATGTTTATCGTGTTCGCATTGATGGTGGCCATTGGCGTTCCCATAGCGTTCAGTATGGGTACCGGAGCTATGGTTTTTATGCAGGGGCAAGGGATAAGCGTGGCGGTCGCCGCACAGAAATTTTTCTCCAACACCCAGTCCTTTTCGTTTCTCGCTGTACCCTTCTTTATACTGGCCGGAAACCTGATGGTGGAGTCCGGTATTGCAAAAAAACTCATCAACTTCGCCAGCGTCTTGGTGCGCCAAATGCCCGGCGGTTTGGGCTGTGTGTCGGTAGTTACCAGCATGATCATGGCAGGCATGTCCGGTTCTTCTGTAGCGGATGCCTCCTCGGTGGGCGCTATCCTGATCCCAGAAATGAATGACCGCGGCTACCCCAAGTCCTTTTCGGCGGCTATCAATGCCACCAGTTCGGTGGTTGGTATCATTATTCCACCCAGTAGTACTATGATCGTCATCTCCTACATCACCGGTTTGTCTGTAGCAAAGATGTTTCTGGCGGGTGCCATTCCCGGCATCCTAATCGGCCTGGGCTATTTGGCCACCACCGTCTGGATGGCTAAGCGCAACAACTATCCCCGTGAGGAAGCTGCCAAATGGCCCGAGATCTGGGCTGCCAGCAGGGACGCCGCCTGGGCTATCCTGTTCCCGGTATTTATGCTTGGCAGCATCGTACTGGGCATCGCTACCCCCACTGAATCCGCCTCCATCTGCGTGGTGTACGCCCTGTTCCTTGGTTTGTTTGTCTATCGAAGCCTCAATCTGAAAAAAATTTTCAGGGCACTGGAGGCTTCGGCTATTGGCACCACCGTCGTAATGATGGTAGTCTGCACTGCCACCATCATGCAGTGGATTTTGGTAAGTAATAACATTCCTACCATGATTGCTAAGACGCTAATCAGCCTGAATCTTCCTAACTCCCTGCTAATGCTAGTGATGGTACTTATTCTGTTTTTTGCCGGTATGGTCATGGACAACGTGCCAAACCTGTACATTTTCCTGCCTATCTTCATGCCCATCGCTACTGCCATTGGGGTCGACCCCATCCAGATGAGCATTGTCTGTCTATGTGCGCTGGCCTTGGGCCTATTCACGCCACCGGTGGGTACCACGCTGTTCATCTCATGTAACATTGCGGAGATCAGCATTGAGGAATGCACAAAGGATCTGGTGCCCTTCTTCATCACGGGCGCCGTGGTGATTTTACTGGTAGCCTATTACCCGCCGCTGACCATGTGGCTCGCAAACATGATGTGA
- a CDS encoding TRAP transporter small permease encodes MNIVTAIDSVIEKFTRLLSGLGGILMAVMTCFVFVDVTCRYIFKTPVVISNEMTNILFPWIVALSAVSIARNNGNTALTFIKEKFHGAFRHCLEILVYLVMIYFSTMMTKAAWLLCYQLRREILALTRVSKVAVYGSMLICFGGITLVVTWNLIKYIYTEVLKLGGEAR; translated from the coding sequence TTGAACATCGTAACTGCGATCGACAGCGTGATCGAGAAGTTCACCCGCCTTTTGAGCGGCTTAGGCGGAATTCTAATGGCCGTGATGACCTGTTTCGTTTTTGTAGACGTGACCTGCCGCTATATCTTCAAGACTCCTGTAGTTATCTCAAACGAAATGACCAACATCTTGTTTCCCTGGATTGTAGCGCTGAGTGCGGTGTCCATCGCCCGCAACAATGGCAATACCGCTCTTACCTTTATTAAGGAGAAGTTCCACGGGGCATTTCGCCACTGTCTGGAGATTTTGGTCTATCTGGTGATGATATACTTTTCGACCATGATGACTAAAGCTGCATGGCTCCTGTGCTATCAGCTGCGTCGTGAGATCTTAGCACTGACCCGGGTCAGCAAGGTTGCGGTCTATGGCTCCATGCTCATCTGTTTTGGGGGCATCACCCTAGTGGTGACCTGGAACCTGATCAAGTACATCTACACGGAAGTGTTGAAATTAGGAGGTGAAGCAAGATGA
- a CDS encoding TRAP transporter substrate-binding protein, with translation MKKIIALVLVMSLLGMMLTACGGTATSTPASSTAGETSAGESTAAEKLPSYNFQLGYNTVEDSVRGVMANTFKEYVEKTSNGRITVDCFSAGTLGSESEMTEMVKLGTLDFSLPGISNMSTVDPSFSAISLPFLVKDFEEGHALLDGNLGNRFKEIAQNYGYKILSFGDLGMAQITNNKRAINSVDDMAGIKMRSPNEAASIKTFESMGCSVATVAFSELYLGLSQGVVDGQFNPLDAIYQQKFYEVQDYLAITNIFYYAINFIMNDEKFAGYDAETQKILLDGALAAQEAGRAYASNADATYLEKMQGEFKEITTPDTAPFAEKVSSVYDNFAETADSKIVEIVKDIRG, from the coding sequence ATGAAAAAGATTATCGCGCTTGTTCTTGTAATGAGTCTGCTGGGCATGATGCTAACCGCTTGCGGCGGTACGGCTACCAGCACTCCCGCCTCCTCCACTGCAGGTGAGACCAGTGCAGGTGAATCCACCGCTGCTGAGAAGTTACCCTCTTACAATTTTCAGCTGGGCTACAACACGGTGGAGGATTCTGTTCGCGGCGTGATGGCCAACACCTTTAAGGAATATGTGGAAAAAACCAGTAACGGCCGTATCACGGTGGACTGCTTCTCTGCAGGAACTCTGGGCAGCGAGTCCGAGATGACCGAGATGGTCAAGCTGGGTACTCTGGATTTCTCCCTGCCCGGCATCTCAAACATGTCTACAGTCGATCCATCCTTCTCCGCTATCAGCCTTCCTTTCTTAGTAAAGGACTTTGAGGAGGGTCATGCACTGCTGGATGGTAATCTGGGTAATCGCTTCAAGGAGATAGCCCAGAATTACGGTTACAAGATTCTGTCCTTCGGCGATCTGGGTATGGCGCAAATCACCAACAACAAACGCGCCATCAACAGTGTGGATGACATGGCCGGTATCAAGATGCGCTCCCCCAACGAGGCGGCCTCCATCAAGACCTTTGAGAGCATGGGCTGCTCTGTGGCCACCGTTGCATTTTCCGAACTGTATCTGGGGCTGAGTCAGGGCGTTGTGGATGGACAGTTCAACCCGCTGGACGCCATCTATCAGCAGAAGTTTTACGAAGTGCAGGATTATCTTGCCATCACCAACATCTTTTACTACGCCATTAACTTTATTATGAATGATGAAAAGTTTGCCGGCTACGACGCGGAGACCCAGAAGATTCTGCTGGACGGAGCGCTCGCTGCTCAGGAGGCTGGCCGCGCCTACGCTTCCAATGCAGATGCCACTTACTTAGAGAAAATGCAGGGCGAATTCAAGGAAATTACAACGCCGGATACCGCACCTTTCGCAGAGAAGGTCTCCAGTGTGTACGATAATTTTGCCGAGACAGCGGACAGCAAAATTGTTGAGATTGTCAAAGACATCCGCGGCTAA
- a CDS encoding helix-turn-helix transcriptional regulator — protein sequence MDKLHRNLDMYQRLLKMLAVQFGSTSEIVLHDLTGTYERTIVGIENGHITGRKVGDCGSNLGLEVLRADPCRSKHDTFGYLTYLKDGRILRSSSMYINDDDGRIVGCLCINTDITALQSVSFVLSELTTSNVIENHPEEVFAQNVGELVDYHIERYRERSRKEPSEMDKSDKLDAIRYFDEKGVFLISKSSTKICKFLHISKGTLYSYLEIVRSEESK from the coding sequence ATGGATAAGCTTCACAGAAATTTGGATATGTATCAGCGTTTACTAAAGATGCTAGCCGTACAGTTCGGCTCTACTTCCGAGATCGTGCTGCACGATCTCACCGGAACCTACGAGCGTACAATTGTTGGCATCGAGAACGGTCACATCACTGGGCGCAAGGTGGGGGATTGTGGTAGCAACCTTGGGCTGGAGGTACTTAGGGCCGATCCGTGCAGATCCAAGCATGATACCTTTGGCTATCTAACTTACCTGAAGGACGGTCGTATCTTGCGCTCCTCTTCTATGTATATCAATGATGACGATGGGCGAATTGTTGGATGTCTGTGCATCAATACAGACATCACCGCTTTGCAGTCGGTTTCCTTTGTTCTAAGCGAGCTGACCACCTCGAATGTGATAGAGAATCACCCTGAGGAAGTGTTTGCCCAAAACGTAGGTGAGTTGGTGGATTATCACATAGAGCGCTACCGGGAGCGCTCCCGCAAAGAGCCCTCGGAAATGGATAAGAGCGATAAACTGGATGCCATCCGCTATTTTGATGAGAAGGGTGTTTTTCTTATCTCTAAGTCCAGTACAAAAATCTGCAAATTTCTGCACATCTCCAAGGGCACCCTCTACTCCTACCTAGAGATCGTGCGTAGCGAAGAGAGCAAATAA
- a CDS encoding IS3 family transposase: protein MIQQIYGFIQEKSKELSITELCQMNGVSRSGYYKWLARGNRPNRYEKSQRDLDQLVRDIHAHYPSMGYRQIRDTLLLQTGWKVCDISVWQSMRRLGIKGYVRRGKFRTKSGKEHEFVPNILSREFCSDLPLKKVCSDITYIKHKGQWFYLVCFLDLFNNEIVEWQLSKSFDNTFVLQAARRLLEKAKCTGCPILLHSDQGNQYISTGYQTLLKKYGAIQSMSRAGNPRDNAVIESFFGRFKDVLRFQFHYWLADDLSSVITDAIAYFNTIRPLRKLSGKPPVQFRIEQAV, encoded by the coding sequence GTGATACAGCAAATCTATGGTTTTATACAGGAAAAAAGCAAAGAGCTCTCCATAACGGAATTATGTCAGATGAACGGCGTATCGCGTTCAGGGTACTACAAATGGTTGGCACGAGGCAATCGACCTAACCGCTATGAAAAATCACAGAGAGATCTGGATCAGCTTGTACGCGACATCCATGCTCACTATCCGTCTATGGGCTATAGGCAAATCCGTGATACCCTATTGTTGCAAACCGGTTGGAAAGTGTGTGATATTTCTGTTTGGCAATCCATGCGTCGGCTTGGTATCAAAGGATACGTGCGTAGGGGTAAGTTCCGCACTAAATCTGGAAAAGAGCATGAATTTGTTCCAAATATTTTGAGCAGGGAATTTTGCTCCGATTTGCCCTTGAAAAAGGTGTGTTCCGATATCACCTATATTAAACATAAAGGGCAATGGTTTTATCTTGTCTGTTTCCTTGATCTTTTTAACAACGAAATTGTCGAATGGCAGCTGAGCAAATCCTTCGACAACACTTTCGTGCTCCAAGCCGCTCGCAGACTCCTGGAAAAAGCTAAATGTACCGGTTGCCCTATCCTTTTACACAGCGATCAGGGCAACCAGTACATTTCCACGGGATACCAAACTCTACTTAAAAAATATGGTGCGATCCAAAGTATGTCTAGGGCTGGCAACCCCAGAGATAACGCTGTGATCGAAAGCTTCTTTGGTAGGTTCAAAGATGTTTTGCGTTTTCAGTTTCACTACTGGCTTGCTGATGACCTTTCTTCCGTCATCACAGACGCAATCGCTTATTTTAATACCATTCGTCCCCTCCGCAAACTAAGCGGAAAACCACCTGTCCAATTCAGAATTGAACAGGCAGTTTAA
- a CDS encoding methyl-accepting chemotaxis protein has product MFKIKGAKKTAKREKVKRIAAEKKPKLKKSKGRSIGSRLNVIFSLGLMVMMAVIVGFVSVFNMNLLEKDFLSSCNYNINAIIALKDDKIGEATNITAELSGSAPLSSALASGGPYGYVQAVAPYRKNKPIDVLIVSSDGKQVYSSSEAINSIINQDYVKQALDGTFNSFVDIVNGDNLAAISSVPVYKGSKVVGAIIVTNSLQDQGEIDALKATSGADFEVFLNDTRIATTIVVDNVRQTGTQMSPDIYEVVNNQRVGYSGKINLMGAQYMVNYEPLFNLQGTVVGSLFSGRNLVSVKQQNLTITVAAAIIGLILFIIADLLLLAFVRRSIVKPLTRIVDLSDQVAGGNLGLSNVLDENYAYTKDDEIGRVFFAQVETVSSLRAYISEIDRILNDLAEGKLTTQTQQNYKGDFVNIKNVLIQVQKKLIDNMTRINQAASILTNSAGEISASSQSLAQGATEQAGSVEELNSTIDGVYHNVKSTAEHARSASEKSELVGREVALGDQRVDEMIKAMNEISEASGKIEKINRTIEDIAFQTNILALNAAVEAARAGTAGKGFAVVADEVRNLAGKSAEAARDTTVLIQNSLNAIAAGSEKADETAKVMRHVVTAVNEVVTTIESISQANEEQAVALGQIQGGMSQIAKVVGTTSASAEESAATAQELSAQAKLLEELVSTFQLN; this is encoded by the coding sequence ATGTTTAAAATCAAAGGCGCCAAGAAGACAGCTAAACGTGAAAAAGTCAAGCGGATTGCGGCTGAAAAAAAACCAAAACTTAAAAAAAGCAAAGGCAGGAGCATTGGCAGCAGACTCAACGTAATTTTTTCGCTTGGTCTGATGGTTATGATGGCGGTAATAGTTGGTTTTGTCAGTGTATTTAACATGAATTTGTTAGAAAAAGATTTTTTGTCAAGTTGTAATTATAATATTAATGCCATCATCGCATTGAAGGATGACAAAATTGGTGAAGCCACAAATATAACAGCAGAATTGTCGGGCTCGGCACCGTTGTCGAGCGCGCTGGCAAGTGGCGGGCCTTATGGTTATGTTCAGGCGGTTGCACCCTATCGCAAAAATAAGCCTATTGATGTTCTGATCGTCAGCTCTGACGGTAAGCAGGTTTATTCCTCCAGTGAAGCGATTAACAGCATAATAAACCAAGATTATGTTAAGCAGGCGCTTGACGGAACATTTAATAGTTTCGTGGATATTGTCAACGGAGATAATCTAGCGGCTATTTCTTCGGTGCCTGTCTATAAGGGCAGTAAAGTGGTAGGTGCCATTATTGTGACAAACTCACTGCAGGATCAAGGTGAAATTGATGCCCTGAAGGCAACAAGTGGTGCCGATTTTGAGGTGTTTTTAAATGATACACGAATTGCCACCACCATCGTTGTAGATAATGTGCGCCAAACCGGAACCCAGATGTCCCCGGATATCTATGAAGTTGTCAATAACCAAAGGGTAGGCTATTCAGGAAAAATCAATCTTATGGGCGCGCAATACATGGTCAATTATGAACCGCTGTTTAACCTGCAAGGTACTGTTGTCGGTTCGCTGTTCAGCGGCAGAAATCTTGTAAGCGTTAAACAGCAAAACCTGACCATAACAGTTGCAGCTGCAATTATCGGATTGATTCTTTTTATTATAGCCGATCTATTGCTGTTGGCATTTGTTCGTCGCAGTATTGTCAAACCACTGACGCGTATTGTCGATTTGTCTGATCAGGTGGCCGGTGGCAATCTCGGCCTTTCAAATGTACTGGATGAGAACTACGCCTATACAAAAGATGATGAAATTGGCCGGGTATTCTTTGCACAGGTTGAAACTGTCAGTTCCCTCCGTGCCTATATTAGCGAAATTGATCGAATACTCAACGATTTAGCAGAGGGGAAACTGACAACTCAAACCCAGCAAAATTATAAAGGCGATTTTGTTAACATTAAGAACGTCCTGATTCAGGTGCAGAAAAAGCTGATTGATAACATGACAAGAATTAATCAGGCTGCTTCAATTCTTACCAACAGCGCCGGCGAAATATCGGCCTCGTCTCAATCTTTGGCACAGGGCGCAACCGAGCAGGCCGGTTCGGTTGAGGAGCTTAACAGCACTATCGATGGCGTTTATCACAACGTTAAAAGCACGGCCGAACATGCACGTTCCGCCTCTGAAAAGTCTGAGCTTGTCGGACGTGAGGTTGCCTTGGGTGACCAGCGAGTGGACGAAATGATCAAGGCGATGAACGAGATTAGCGAAGCATCAGGCAAGATCGAAAAAATCAATCGTACCATTGAAGATATTGCCTTCCAGACTAATATCCTTGCGCTTAACGCAGCTGTTGAGGCTGCGCGAGCGGGTACTGCTGGTAAGGGGTTTGCTGTTGTAGCTGATGAGGTGCGCAATCTGGCGGGCAAGAGTGCCGAGGCGGCGCGCGACACGACGGTACTGATACAAAATTCGCTGAACGCTATTGCAGCGGGTAGCGAGAAGGCGGATGAAACCGCTAAAGTCATGCGGCATGTAGTTACCGCTGTCAACGAAGTGGTGACTACCATAGAGAGCATTTCTCAGGCAAACGAGGAGCAGGCCGTTGCCTTGGGCCAGATTCAGGGGGGCATGTCTCAGATTGCGAAAGTGGTCGGCACAACCTCTGCTTCGGCTGAGGAGAGCGCTGCCACAGCACAGGAGCTTTCAGCTCAGGCCAAGCTGCTCGAGGAATTGGTATCGACGTTTCAACTGAACTGA
- a CDS encoding G5 domain-containing protein, translated as MTDVKRRLREVVQVLCDSAKSRALWSCLLAISLSMIILLISKQMKAVYIRDGEVTTLKYTLSHEPQKILNDSGIVTMACDIVDFSGFEGKMGVINITRAFPVTIQVDGKVSALMTTDITVGQLLRQQDITLGEFDEINISPVLYLSPNDNIIIKRVQLTTTVVHEPIPYEVEYKENSLIRKGRSRTLINGQNGERAITYVDRIVDGVLHAREQREMVVTRQPVTQLVLRGTSDPVSDLDFGIPLDANGVPVRYKKVLTNQICTGYSAGTGAYGASMMTLYDGYVAVRANEIPYGTKMYITSPDNSFVYGYAIAADTGIGLMQNVIDFDLFYETYVESCLNGRKYLNVYILE; from the coding sequence ATGACAGACGTAAAACGACGACTACGCGAAGTTGTGCAAGTGTTGTGCGACAGTGCAAAAAGTCGTGCGCTGTGGAGCTGCCTATTGGCTATTTCACTCTCCATGATTATTCTGTTGATATCAAAACAGATGAAGGCAGTCTACATCAGGGATGGGGAAGTAACGACGCTAAAATATACACTGAGCCACGAGCCACAGAAAATTCTCAATGATAGTGGAATTGTTACAATGGCATGTGACATTGTAGACTTTTCGGGCTTTGAAGGCAAAATGGGCGTCATTAACATCACTCGCGCTTTCCCTGTTACCATTCAGGTAGACGGCAAGGTCAGCGCGCTGATGACCACCGACATCACGGTGGGGCAGTTGCTTCGGCAGCAGGATATTACGCTAGGTGAATTTGATGAGATTAATATTTCGCCTGTGCTTTATTTATCCCCAAACGACAATATTATCATCAAACGGGTGCAGCTGACCACAACAGTCGTGCACGAACCCATTCCCTATGAAGTGGAATACAAGGAGAATAGCCTGATCCGAAAGGGTCGATCCCGCACGCTGATTAATGGGCAGAACGGCGAACGCGCCATCACCTATGTTGACCGCATTGTAGACGGTGTTCTACATGCGCGTGAACAGCGTGAGATGGTTGTAACCCGTCAACCTGTCACGCAGCTGGTGCTGCGCGGAACTTCTGATCCAGTTTCTGATCTGGACTTTGGTATTCCGCTTGATGCCAACGGTGTGCCGGTACGGTACAAAAAGGTGCTCACAAACCAGATATGTACCGGGTACAGCGCGGGAACTGGCGCTTATGGTGCCAGCATGATGACACTGTACGATGGTTATGTCGCGGTGCGCGCTAACGAGATCCCCTACGGGACCAAAATGTATATCACTAGCCCAGATAACAGTTTTGTTTATGGGTATGCCATTGCAGCAGATACTGGAATAGGGCTGATGCAGAACGTCATAGACTTTGACCTGTTCTATGAGACCTATGTTGAAAGCTGCCTCAATGGGCGCAAATATCTCAACGTTTATATTTTGGAATAG
- a CDS encoding peptidylprolyl isomerase, whose amino-acid sequence MPQFEAPESGTPIVTLHTSMGDIKMMLFPQAAPKAVENFVQHCKDGYYDGVTFHRVIEDFMIQGGDPKGNGTGGESIWGESFEDEFSDNLYNFRGAVSMANAGYSTNGSQFFIVQEDATQYPDSGYRVSEENAEAVMQYILQNSEFYKASMLMMEKQKQPNVTDEELQAYIEELNSNLAAIRDKGVTDEVRERFAVAVDKYIEVGGLPSLDYKHTVFGQVLSGMEIVDAIARVETGENDKPVTDVVIQSTSVEIAE is encoded by the coding sequence TTGCCCCAGTTTGAAGCACCTGAGAGCGGCACACCTATTGTAACGCTACACACGTCGATGGGCGACATCAAGATGATGCTGTTCCCGCAGGCGGCTCCCAAGGCGGTGGAGAATTTTGTGCAGCACTGCAAGGACGGCTATTATGATGGTGTCACCTTTCACCGTGTCATCGAAGATTTCATGATTCAGGGTGGTGACCCCAAAGGGAATGGCACCGGTGGTGAGAGTATCTGGGGCGAAAGCTTTGAAGATGAATTTTCGGACAACCTTTATAATTTCCGCGGTGCTGTTTCGATGGCGAACGCCGGTTACAGCACCAATGGTAGCCAATTTTTCATTGTGCAGGAGGACGCCACACAGTACCCCGACAGCGGTTATCGTGTCTCAGAAGAAAATGCCGAAGCAGTAATGCAGTACATTCTGCAAAATTCTGAATTTTACAAGGCGAGCATGCTGATGATGGAGAAGCAAAAACAGCCCAACGTAACCGATGAAGAACTTCAGGCCTATATTGAAGAGCTTAATTCAAATCTTGCTGCTATCAGAGATAAGGGCGTCACCGATGAGGTGCGTGAGAGATTTGCTGTTGCGGTGGACAAGTATATAGAGGTTGGCGGCCTGCCGTCGCTGGATTATAAGCACACCGTTTTCGGACAAGTCCTATCAGGTATGGAGATTGTTGATGCCATCGCCCGTGTAGAAACCGGCGAAAACGACAAGCCTGTAACCGACGTGGTGATTCAGTCAACATCGGTTGAAATCGCCGAATAA
- a CDS encoding N-acetylmuramoyl-L-alanine amidase, giving the protein MNSFVRRAFAASCAMALVFSLALPAAADYSSFEAVTSHVNLKVPQTLQITKPAEDITVSSPYYYIMGSSDPGQPLYMGNNNYEITTRGKQGSFGVYVALAYGKNLVKFNQGNETVSVYITRSDTPSALAQATTVSSMFPSYNNAYFVNDKVSLSCVAPSGATVTATVKSRTITLKQVAATAQAGIAARFRGEYIMPDADGTVSLGNVTYTMTYQGKTVTKTSAGELITTGVGDALTVQCTQVSAAVIKEPNGAYIATAKLGAVDNVIGGNDSYYQLSMGGWISRANVAPLVGKYSIKNPISSVSFTPESTSEVFTFSGPVSAIAQSWQTDNKLVVRLFNTSGLSEFSTAESKLFSGSTVTANADGSTTIELLLKPGATLWGHAVQYINGGIQVICKYRPVLSGDVNKPLTGITVALDAGHGSVDPGALGIAQLTGPTESAINRATAEAVKIQLEAMGATVLLPSQLDLNSRFNERMQPAISERADLFISLHCNATAANANGGNATGIELYYYEGIGKKLGESLMSTMTAYTGRANRGVRYYAFRVTLNSLAPSVLMEMGYMTNPSDYDSLCSKEGVYQTAQAVGDGVLNLLKA; this is encoded by the coding sequence ATGAATTCTTTTGTTCGGCGCGCGTTCGCAGCATCTTGCGCAATGGCGCTGGTATTCTCTCTTGCGCTGCCCGCAGCGGCCGATTATAGCAGCTTTGAGGCGGTCACCAGCCATGTCAATTTGAAAGTGCCGCAGACGCTGCAAATTACAAAACCTGCTGAGGATATCACCGTCTCTTCTCCTTATTATTACATCATGGGCAGCAGTGACCCCGGCCAGCCGCTCTACATGGGTAATAACAACTATGAAATTACTACTCGCGGCAAGCAGGGCAGCTTTGGCGTTTATGTTGCGCTGGCCTATGGAAAAAACCTCGTAAAATTTAATCAGGGAAACGAAACTGTGAGTGTGTATATCACCCGTTCCGATACGCCGTCTGCCTTGGCGCAGGCCACCACTGTTTCAAGTATGTTCCCTTCTTATAATAACGCCTATTTTGTCAACGATAAGGTTTCACTTTCATGTGTAGCACCGTCGGGCGCCACAGTGACAGCCACTGTAAAAAGCCGTACCATCACCCTTAAACAGGTTGCAGCGACGGCACAGGCCGGTATTGCGGCGCGTTTTCGCGGCGAATATATCATGCCGGACGCCGACGGTACCGTGAGCTTGGGTAATGTGACCTATACCATGACATATCAAGGCAAAACTGTCACCAAAACTTCTGCCGGTGAACTGATTACAACCGGCGTGGGTGACGCGCTGACCGTCCAGTGCACACAGGTTTCTGCAGCCGTCATCAAGGAACCCAACGGGGCCTATATCGCCACTGCCAAACTCGGCGCTGTGGATAACGTTATCGGCGGCAATGATTCATACTATCAACTTTCAATGGGCGGTTGGATCAGCCGCGCCAACGTCGCCCCTCTTGTTGGCAAATACAGCATCAAAAACCCCATTTCCTCTGTTAGCTTTACGCCAGAAAGCACGTCGGAGGTGTTTACCTTCAGCGGCCCCGTCAGCGCCATCGCCCAGAGTTGGCAGACCGACAACAAACTGGTAGTCAGGCTATTTAACACCAGCGGCCTTTCAGAATTTTCGACAGCAGAAAGCAAACTGTTCTCCGGCAGTACCGTTACTGCAAACGCTGACGGCTCCACCACCATCGAACTGCTGCTAAAGCCCGGCGCAACACTTTGGGGGCATGCCGTGCAGTATATTAACGGGGGCATACAGGTCATCTGCAAATATCGCCCCGTCCTGTCCGGCGACGTGAACAAGCCGCTTACTGGAATCACCGTTGCTCTGGATGCCGGACACGGCAGTGTAGATCCGGGCGCGCTGGGTATTGCGCAGCTGACCGGGCCAACTGAAAGTGCGATCAACCGTGCCACTGCCGAGGCTGTCAAAATTCAGCTGGAGGCGATGGGCGCAACTGTATTACTGCCCTCGCAGCTTGATCTCAACAGCCGCTTTAACGAGCGCATGCAGCCGGCCATCAGCGAGCGCGCCGACCTGTTCATTTCGCTTCATTGCAACGCCACCGCAGCCAACGCAAATGGTGGTAACGCGACCGGCATTGAGCTTTACTACTATGAAGGTATCGGCAAAAAGTTAGGCGAAAGCCTTATGTCCACGATGACAGCATACACAGGCAGGGCAAACCGCGGCGTGAGATACTACGCTTTCCGTGTGACGCTCAACTCGCTTGCACCCTCGGTATTGATGGAAATGGGTTATATGACCAACCCCTCTGACTACGATAGCCTTTGCAGCAAGGAAGGCGTCTATCAGACCGCACAGGCAGTTGGGGACGGCGTTTTAAACCTGTTAAAAGCTTGA